In a single window of the Gadus macrocephalus chromosome 6, ASM3116895v1 genome:
- the LOC132459072 gene encoding dyslexia-associated protein KIAA0319-like isoform X5, which translates to MTPSALLLWMLLQSVGAAAAPSQCHQGATIPEAVLAPALSSGSSVLRVPGVASLARCRVSCCERPRCDLAWLFQGRCYILSCQQGGACRPQNRPGADSYLAFVLRGPAQTLVLGPLGRGEPYGSRWGPPPSPPSSSSSSAPGDLEALRDLAVLEGEEGPPTRGGGVGGDLEPGGFSHWPAAEIEDRGEGPVTVNGSAGGPPSPGALRGQLGEQSPTFHPAESREPSPPTAPVIPSPWKPTTYPTQKSHIRTSLPTEATPLLSVTTATPTTTGLPLQVSTGDPVECAKPVVTDQVHAPISPVPPAGKTHNNTRSNTCVHNQRNSV; encoded by the exons ATGACACCGAGTGCTCTTCTTCTCTGGATGCTCCTCCAGTCcgtgggag CCGCCGCAGCGCCCTCCCAgtgccaccagggggcgacCATCCCGGAGGCGGTGCTGGCCCCGGCCctgagcagcggcagcagcgtccTGCGGGTGCCGGGCGTGGCCTCTCTGGCCCGCTGCCGGGTCTCCTGCTGCGAGCGGCCCCGCTGCGACCTGGCCTGGCTCTTCCAGGGCCGCTGCTATATCCTCAGCTGCCAGCAGGGGGGGGCGTGCCGGCCCCAGAACCGCCCCGGGGCCGACTCCTACCTGGCCTTCGTGCTGCGGGGGCCCGCTCAGACCCTGGTCCTGGGGCCCCTGGGGCGGGGGGAGCCGTACGGGAGCCGCTGGgggccgccgccgtcgccgccatcgtcgtcgtcgtcgtcggcgCCCGGGGACCTGGAGGCCCTCAGGGACCTGGCGgtgttggagggggaggaggggcccccgaccaggggagggggagtgggcgGGGACTTGGAGCCGGGGGGGTTCTCCCATTGGCCGGCGGCGGAGAttgaggacagaggggaggggccgGTGACTGTCAACGGCTCGGCGGGAGGGCCCCCGTCTCCCGGGGCCCTCAGGGGCCAACTCGGAGAGCAGAGTCCCACTTTCCATCCAGCGGAGAGCAGA GAACCCAGCCCTCCCACTGCACCAGTCATTCCATCGCCTTGGAAACCAACCACTTACCCCACCCAAAAGAGCCATATAAGGACATCGCTTCCCACCGAGGCCACGCCCCTGCTCTCTGTTACCACGGCTACACCGACAACAACAG GTCTACCCCTTCAAGTGTCCACGGGAGACCCTGTAGAGTGCGCTAAGCCCGTTGTTACGGATCAAGTTCACGCTCCAATCAGCCCAGTACCCCCAGCTGGTaagacacacaataacacacgctcaaacacatgtgtacacaaTCAAAGAAATAGTGTTTGA
- the LOC132459072 gene encoding dyslexia-associated protein KIAA0319-like isoform X4: protein MTPSALLLWMLLQSVGAAAAAPSQCHQGATIPEAVLAPALSSGSSVLRVPGVASLARCRVSCCERPRCDLAWLFQGRCYILSCQQGGACRPQNRPGADSYLAFVLRGPAQTLVLGPLGRGEPYGSRWGPPPSPPSSSSSSAPGDLEALRDLAVLEGEEGPPTRGGGVGGDLEPGGFSHWPAAEIEDRGEGPVTVNGSAGGPPSPGALRGQLGEQSPTFHPAESREPSPPTAPVIPSPWKPTTYPTQKSHIRTSLPTEATPLLSVTTATPTTTGLPLQVSTGDPVECAKPVVTDQVHAPISPVPPAGKTHNNTRSNTCVHNQRNSV, encoded by the exons ATGACACCGAGTGCTCTTCTTCTCTGGATGCTCCTCCAGTCcgtgggag CAGCCGCCGCAGCGCCCTCCCAgtgccaccagggggcgacCATCCCGGAGGCGGTGCTGGCCCCGGCCctgagcagcggcagcagcgtccTGCGGGTGCCGGGCGTGGCCTCTCTGGCCCGCTGCCGGGTCTCCTGCTGCGAGCGGCCCCGCTGCGACCTGGCCTGGCTCTTCCAGGGCCGCTGCTATATCCTCAGCTGCCAGCAGGGGGGGGCGTGCCGGCCCCAGAACCGCCCCGGGGCCGACTCCTACCTGGCCTTCGTGCTGCGGGGGCCCGCTCAGACCCTGGTCCTGGGGCCCCTGGGGCGGGGGGAGCCGTACGGGAGCCGCTGGgggccgccgccgtcgccgccatcgtcgtcgtcgtcgtcggcgCCCGGGGACCTGGAGGCCCTCAGGGACCTGGCGgtgttggagggggaggaggggcccccgaccaggggagggggagtgggcgGGGACTTGGAGCCGGGGGGGTTCTCCCATTGGCCGGCGGCGGAGAttgaggacagaggggaggggccgGTGACTGTCAACGGCTCGGCGGGAGGGCCCCCGTCTCCCGGGGCCCTCAGGGGCCAACTCGGAGAGCAGAGTCCCACTTTCCATCCAGCGGAGAGCAGA GAACCCAGCCCTCCCACTGCACCAGTCATTCCATCGCCTTGGAAACCAACCACTTACCCCACCCAAAAGAGCCATATAAGGACATCGCTTCCCACCGAGGCCACGCCCCTGCTCTCTGTTACCACGGCTACACCGACAACAACAG GTCTACCCCTTCAAGTGTCCACGGGAGACCCTGTAGAGTGCGCTAAGCCCGTTGTTACGGATCAAGTTCACGCTCCAATCAGCCCAGTACCCCCAGCTGGTaagacacacaataacacacgctcaaacacatgtgtacacaaTCAAAGAAATAGTGTTTGA